The following nucleotide sequence is from Citrus sinensis cultivar Valencia sweet orange chromosome 6, DVS_A1.0, whole genome shotgun sequence.
TGAATTACAGGCCAATTTCAGGAGCTTCGATGAATCCTGCAAGGAGCATTGGCCCAGCAATTGTGAAGCATAAATTTAGAGGAATATGGTTGTATATAATAGGGCCGGTTATTGGAACGGTGACAGGAGGATTTGCTTATAACTTAATTAAGATTCACCGACAAGCCAACCAACTGCACATCAATTCCTCTGTAGTTTAATGCGCTGTTTAtgttcatattttaaattcctATTTAGTATTAAGAAATATTCATTGAGAAGCTTGAAATCATCTCTGCTTTCAACTAACCCATATTAGCTTGAAAtcattatttacattttaaatagaaGTTTTATGTTCCATCATTGTCAttgaatttatacaaaatttattgtcACTGCTAAATCAATGCATCTAATAAGTGATAAATGCTATCTTCTCCTGGTTTGCCCCGTACAATCGGATTTGGTTGTACCCACCAAGTGTATTCGTGAAATTGAGTATTCTGGTGGTGGCATCCGCTAGCCATTTTATCCGAGAAAACGGTACACATCCAGGATTCTGATATTTTGAGAAGTTTATCGTTTCACATATATTTTGTGCAATTGTGTTTTAGTGTTCCCTTGAGACTTAAAACGACGATAAAAGAATGTGTTTATGTTCAACCGAAACTTGTATGAATCTCAAGTGCATTATTTACGATACAGTTTCTTACCATATATAAATGCCCTACATACAATGTATACCAAATTTTCAAGATTCACAAAAACATCATTTCATATGAAAGGTGATTATGAAGTTGGTGAAAGATGTACAAGCTATCTGATAAACATTTTTATTGCATGTAATTGTAATGGTAGTTgcaaaatgaataataaatcatctgcaaaggaaaaaaaaatcaaatttgattattttacattttgcaagaagggaaaaaaaaagggatggAAGAGCCAAACATACCATTACCTCCAGCTCCAGGTTTTACAACAGAATATGCGAGTCACAAGCGTAAGTTGACTGGAAAGCACTCGAGAATTGAATCACAGAATCAAATCCCCTTGCCGATATTAACCGTCTAGCTGTCTAAAACATTTTGCCGATCGACATTAAACATTGCATCTCTTAAACACATCTCctatttagtattataattaactagTCTCAATGATCATTTTCCTAGGTGATTATGATATTATGAAAAGTTTGTCCAAGTGCTTGTAGCAGTCAAAAAACCTTATAAGAGCAATACATTGCAGGAAACATACATCAATTATCAACATACTGAAACTGTCGGTTAATGTTTAAATAATCATCTCTAAAGTTCGACAAAAGCCAAAAATGGAAGATTGTAAAGGGCAACTACCATTTCATATTCAGGGATCCAGAAGCCATTAGGCCAGTCTAGGATTCAATTCAGATGAGTTAACTACTCTGTTTTGAAAATGCAATGGAGGTCAACTCTTCCAGTCTTGATAGAACTCCAGGTCAGAACTTCTGTGGGACCCAATCAACCTGGCGAGCGAAAGAATAGAGAAAACATTCTTATTATTaccatatcatcaaaatatgtACCTAGTCTTCATCAAACTTTATCTTCTTTGGAGCAGGCATGACATAACCCACCTGCAAAACAGCCTAAATCATGAGTCAATAGAACATGCTTAAACTCCTGGCAGTCGAGTTGTTATTGTGTCACTGGATTGCTTCTCTTCTACAGCAGACAACGGTTAAAATAGTAAAAGTACAGCCATGTATCGATATAGGGTAAAATGAGTATGGTTTTTATCCATGTGTGTCTATTTAAtgacaattttgaaaaactaacaGAACAACAACAAACTGAACCAATCAACCAGCCTGACTTGTTGACCAACCTAAATCGCGTAATGCAGTTTGGCCTACGTGTCAACTAGATGAATAAATCTCAGAATTCTGAAGACTTCAAATTCTAATACTTATGCAAGAAACATAGGAATTTGTCTGAAACCAGCTTTTCCCGccagaaattaattaattaattaagaaaaggggaaaaaaatgatccTCACAATTTCAGGGCATTCATACTCAATACTGGCTGCCTCTATCCTCTTTCACCGCTTCTGATCATGGTTCAAGATATTCTCCATCAACTTCTTGCATTCTTCCAAAGTTCTTACCTGGAAAATCATAGTGGAGAAGTGAAAATTCTTGAAAAAGGAAGGTTTTCCTATAGCTACCATTTACAGACGTCAAAATAACAAGATGGTGAAAAATATGTCCGTCAACCATAATAGATTACCTTGTTTTGCCGCTTACATTCCACTTGAACCCAATCGAGTGGCTTGTATCCGTGATTAAAACCTCTCCATCTACAAATCAAGGGGGAACAGATTATTGACCGTAAAATGACAACAAGCTTGGGTATTTCCTTTTTCATACTCTAATGAATTTTCAAGTACGAGTTAACATAGAATTAATGATCATAAATTCATACGCCTTAATGCTTGTAGTAAGAGATTATTGACAGCTTACAGCTTTGGATGAACATGTTCTGGAGGAATAAGATGCACTTGCAAAATATGCTCAAACAGCAAATAACCATGCATGGCATCAGCTACAACTTCTGCCACCTGCACTCAGCAAGAGATGTGTTACTAAAAAAAAGACCAAAGAAATATTACAAGCgagcataaaaataaaatcatgcaGAAATGAGTATAACGTCAGGATCACTAAATTCGATGAACCCGAAATGCTTTGATTTTCCAGTCTGTAGAACATCATATCAACAAGTGTGTTAAACCCAAACTATAAGTCTAAGGCCttatttgagattgaggtgctgtaacttttaagctacttgtgaaaaaaaaattataactatgaaacaaaaattaataatatataataaatataagttttaaataatcattttgataaaattattaaaaatataattgatttttcatcaatcaccatacaaatgaaaaatcatatgaACATACTTTCTAAAATACAGCAGCTAGTGTTTAACAAACACTTTAGTGTTGTGCACCTTAAGGGAACAAATATTATCAAAGATAGAGTTTAATGTCATAGGATGAGTATTATTTGGGTAGCCCGTTACATTAAGGACCGTCACCTTTTTATTCCGAGCAATTCTTAGTCTCCTGATGGTACCAAATTGGCTAAAGAAAGCTGCAAGAGAAACCAATCAGCAATGCCAATAACTAAAACACATTCAACACCGTTTTGGAAAATGTTTAATATCAATATACCATGCATTTCCTTCTCATAAAACCAACGTGGAATCCGACCAATGTACAATACTGCAGCTTTATTTACTAACGGCTTTTCCTCAGGGAGTTTTCGCCGTGGCCCACCTTCCAGCGGCTTCAATGGAGCATATGCAATAAATTAGACCAaggtagtaataataataattaaaaatatgaaattcatAGGACATGATAACAAGTAGCTTACCAAGAAATCTGCTGTGTCTTTTCTGTCACTGGAAACTGGTAACTGTGAAGAAACTTCcttcaaattcttcttcaatGCTTTCTTTTGCTTGGCCCCCATATCACTGCCCGAAAAAACAAGAGGAATTTAAGTGCTGTTCCAAAGGTTCAAATATCTTTagcaaatttttttcctccccgaaaaatcaaaactttgtTCGTATAAACTAGAATGTAGAAACCTTAACACGTGTATAATTGCAAAGAGGaggaatttttaaattaaaagggTTTATTGATTAAACCCTTTTGCGGGTTTAAAAATTGGGCTGGActagatttgaattaaaatccGAATTTGAAGGCCCACAATAAAAGCCTATTTCAGTTGAGCAGGCCTTGAGTGTACGCATAGTGTCAGATGGCAATTGTGTTATTTAACAGAAACAGATACAGTGCATCTCTCAAGTGAAGTCATCCGTGGGGGAACAAGATCCTCTCCTAATCTGAGCattattgagtttttaataatcttttgtTATATGTCTTTTAGTAGTAGTGTatgattaagatttaattttatttatttttttatttattaacaaccaatcagtaattgaattatttactCAGAATATGATTAGATCAGGAGAGAATTCTGATCAATCTGTGCGACCTTTTTAGTTTTTGGACATCTAAATGATGCGCGTACTCTCATGCCGGAGACAGACACATGCGTGTCTCGCAGCCATTTGAACATGGCCGTTACGAAATTCCAAAATCCAGGTCAGATGTTCAGTTCACATTGCAACTTGCAAATTCCAATTCCCGTCTCCCAAGTAGAGTTCCAACACAAGTTTGCATTTGTATTtgtgtaaaatttaaactGATTTAAATATGCCATATTTAgtaattgtattaaaaaattaaaactttaacctaacataaataataaaaaagaaacggATGACTCGacatataattcatttaatatctatttaaCATGGTTTACCttaaatttttacatattttttaattaatattattttatatttaaataatgttatgtactaatattataaaatacatatactTAATAGGAAATTACACATTTACCATTGAAGTATTAAATTTATCtagaattttacaaaataaagcattataAATGTTCATCCACACAAATAATCATGTTATTAATTAGGTAAATAACTCAAGAACTTCAACTCTAACCCAACAGAtacaaaaatacatattaacCGAACtttttaataatcgtgtcaaattttaataatccaaattcatttatttgtatatagTTTATGTCAGATAAACATGCCATGCCATGTTTTATTATATCTAGACCCAACAgccatttttttatattaagaacaaatcaattaaataaataactcattagtcaaataaattctaatttatatcaaacttattcctttttttttccttttttaagctcaagagaaaaaaaaaatttcagaagaaaatagctttgttttgttttatcaaaTAGGTATTGTTGATGTTGAAATCTGTTCGTCCTCTGCCCGACCAGATCTTTACACCAACGTTTGTGTTATCAACAATGAGGATCTCAATTTCTCCTTGCTTCAACGATCGCTCTAGTTGCTGAAGTTAGACTTCTCATTCTTTTTCTCACTAAGCCTGCGTTCACAAAAATGGATCAGAGATGTCGGTGGTTTTGTTGGCGTAAACCCTctgatgcctaagttagcacaaggtgtttacggaAAAACGGTGCAATTAAGGTTCAAATAATTGCTTAGAATTGGCTCACTATTGGTACTGAAAAGGGTCTGGATACAATTTGGCAGAGTTTTCCCTTCTCTCAGTTTTTTTGTCCCCCTTTCttcattgatttctttctattttataGCCGCTGTCTCACATTTTCGTTTACCCTTCATCCTTCTTTTTTCGAGTAGTGGCAGCCCTTCATGAGACTTTAACTGCTACATTGTGGGCAATCGTGGGATCTCGCGTCTCCCTCGACGGTTCTGGAAAATGCGCAACTATCGTGATTCTGTGAAATCGTGTTTTCGTTCTTTGGGGGATGGGTATTGGCTCGGTATATGCTTTTGGTCGGTGTACTTCTGTGGCTTGTACTCATCTCTGGTTGGCTCATATTTGTAGAAGACTCATTTCCAGTGTTCTGCTCGTATCGTTCGGCTGAGGTGATCCACCCCGGGGTGGGGACATGGCATGACCGAGCTGGTGCTCCTAACaccagtcccccagtttctggtcttGCGAGTGAAACAAGTTGAGAGTAGAAATTGATAATAGAATATTACCGGCCCGGGGAACTTCTTATTTGGTCTTCTTTTTACTGGGATGGGCCTGATGTTCCATTTTTCCTCTGGGGGGACTCTGACCTGAGCATGGGCCATCATGAGCATGTCCATTGCATATCTGGGCTCACATCTAAAATGGCCTCTTATAACGGTTAGTGACGTGGCATCTCCAGACTCttcgtatttgaaatttgaaacgacGGGCTATCTATTCCTCGATATCCGGTGAGTGAGCTGGCACCCCCTCACTTAAATGCTAATATTTCCCCCTTTTTGCTTCAAATCCCTAGATTGAAATCGTCATCGTTTTGTTATTCGTCTCTCCGCCGTTAATCAACCCCCTATTCAAACTTTGCTCACATTTCCTGCGTCCGGAGTATCCACTTGCTGGGTGTTCTCTCTGTCACGGCAGCGCTCTCAGTGCCAGTTTATTCTAGGTATAACTTTTAACTTCTTCTCTGGTTGTTGTTGGTTGGGTTCTGTGTTGTCCCTTTTGTATCCGTATACTCGAGtttgctttgttttcttttgggatttTGATATGTCAAATCGGAAAAGAAAGTTAATTGCCGATGAGAGTGACGAAGAAACAAGGGATTCAGACCTTAACTTGTCCATACCCACTGATTTTTTACGTCCCTCCGGTAGTGTAGGTCCTTCTTATGGTAGGGATACCCTTGAGTACCCACGTCCCCTGACCATTTCACCTTCCCCTGAATTAGAACTTGTAGGAAGTAAAGGGGGACCTGCGTCTGGCTCGGGTGAGAACCACAGTTCTGGTGGGGTTGGGGTCCCTAGAGAAGTGGGTGATGGTGAGGGGAGTAGTTCCGAGCCGAGCGGACCTGCTAAGAAAAGGAATCTTGGCCATAGGGTGGAGGAGGATTCTTACCCTATTGATTTCATACATTGTGCCACCACCCCCACTGATCTATTTAAGCTTAGGAACCTATACAACATTCCCAATGAGGTTCTCCTTGTAGTTCCTGAAAAATGTGATGTTCTTAGTCGGCCGCCGAAAGGGTATGTGACGATGCACTTGGAGAGTTTCAGACTAGGAGCTCGGCTGCCCCTTCAACATTATTTTGCCAAGATACTGGGCGGTATGCACCTGGCCCCAGGTCAGCTACACCCAAATGGGTGGAGGGTTCTCTCGGTAATGTTTGTGTTGTGGGAGAGGTGTGGGTTAGAGGAGCCTTCCCTTGTTGAAGTGAAGCATCTGTACCAGCTGCGGAGTAGCCCGAGGGAAGCGGGCTGGTACTACTTTATGTCCAGTTCTGCAAAGAGGAAACCGATCACTGGGTTTTCTTCTTCATGTAAAAATTGGAAgaccaaattcttctttgttgGAGGAAACTGGTGTCCAGCAGTTCGGTCGCTTGGTGGGGATATTTACCTTCCAACACATTTTGTCACCCCAGGTCGTTCATTTTTGCCTATgttcttaattaaattgtcacttattgggttctttaatcttttttgcTATTTTAGAGTTGTGGGGTTTGATCGAGGGGATTGAAGACAGACCTTTGCTTCAGGTGGAAACTGCTCTGGTGAATGCGTCTACCTGCCAAGACCTCATGTCACCAACAAACCTGGTCGGTTTGGGTCTAGTGGACATAGCTGTTGGAATGGATAACAAGATCCTCAGCGCGATGAGCAGAAAGCGTGGTCGGGCTTTAAGCAGCTCCAGCAACCCTCCCCCTCCTCTAAAGAAAACCAGCGTTGGTCCTTCCAAGACTCTTGTTCCTGCTCTGCCTCCTCCTCCACCACGTAAGAGTGGTGGGGAGAAAACTTCCGATAAGAGTCCTGAGGTCAGCATCCAGTCTGGGGGTCGATCCTCTCCTCTCCCATCTCGGGATCAAGGTGACTACCTGAGCCCGTATTAGAAGGATTACAGAAAATCGGTGGGGCCCAAGATGGTGAAGGACATCGAGAGTATGGACCTCTCCGAGCTAGCTGGTTCTGTTCAAAGAGTCTCCTTCAGGCTGGCCACCTTGGTTTCGTGTTACAAGAATGGATCCACGCGCCTTGAGAGGAGGATTCAAGCGGACAATCAGGAGTTGAAGAAAGCTGAATCTGCTGATAGCTCGAAGGAGAAGCTGGCTGAACTGAACAAGCAGATCACGGATCTGGAGGAGAAAATTGCTGTTGCTGAGTCCACCACCTCCAAACTTGAGGGTGAGTTGGGTGACCTGAAGTCTGATCTTCAGGTTACTCAAAGTGAGAGAAATACTTTGAGGACCGCCCTTGAGGGAGAAATCAAATCTCTGAGCGAGCAGCTGGCTGAGCAGAAAGGCAAATCCGCTGATGTGGACGATCGGCTGGATGCCGAGTATGACTCTGGGGTTGCTTTCTCCTATAAGTGCATAATGTCTGTGCTTAAGAAAGAATATCCCGAGCTGGACATGAGCAAGTTGGAAGCTGGAGTGCAGCGGTATATGGCAGAGGTCGGCCAGGCAGATAAGGAGCAGGGTGAGCAGGATCAGGTGGAGGCTCCTTTAGATGGGGTGCAGGAGGGGGAAGTTAGGGGATGTGCTTTTGAAGTGAGTCAAGGGTCCGTGCCTCCTCCTCCCGGTATTGCCGATCTTTAGGTCTATTTTTGTATAGACTCtagattttcatttattttgtaaacatttgaacatttataaatttttaaatgctCTCTATTGGCTTTCTTGTCTTATTTTTGCTCATGGATTGTTTCTGCAAATTAACTTGACAATTTATCTGATTTTGCCTGCTGGTTATTTAATGGACCGAGCAGGAATAGACATCcgcttgccttagtaaaattttcgCAAAATTACCTGCTGGTCGTTCGTTGATCGAGCAGGAGTAGGCACTaacttgccttagtagaattttcgtaAAATTGGCTGTTGGTCttttgttgaccgagcagaagcaggcactaacttgccttagtagaattttcataaaattggctgctggtcttttgttgaccgagcagaagcaggtACTaacttgccttagtagaattttcgtaAAATTacctgctggtctttcgttgaccgagcagaaacaggcacttGGTTGCCTTTGTAAAATTTCTTGCAATTGCCTGCTGGTCTTCGGTGACCGAGCAGGAGCAAACACTTATTTGCCTTAGTCGAATTTCATGGAATCGCCTGCTGGTCttttgttgaccgagcaggaataaacacttacttgccttagtaaaatttcttgCAATTGCCTTCTGGTCTTCGGTGACCGAGCATGAGCAGACACTTATTTGCCTTAGTCGAATTTCGTGGAATCgtctgctggtctttcgttgaccgagcaggaacagacacttacttgccttagtaaaatttcttat
It contains:
- the LOC102608343 gene encoding uncharacterized RNA-binding protein C1827.05c-like; this translates as MGAKQKKALKKNLKEVSSQLPVSSDRKDTADFLPLEGGPRRKLPEEKPLVNKAAVLYIGRIPRWFYEKEMHAFFSQFGTIRRLRIARNKKTGKSKHFGFIEFSDPDVAEVVADAMHGYLLFEHILQVHLIPPEHVHPKLWRGFNHGYKPLDWVQVECKRQNKVRTLEECKKLMENILNHDQKR
- the LOC107177552 gene encoding uncharacterized protein LOC107177552 yields the protein MSNRKRKLIADESDEETRDSDLNLSIPTDFLRPSGSVGPSYGRDTLEYPRPLTISPSPELELVGSKGGPASGSGENHSSGGVGVPREVGDGEGSSSEPSGPAKKRNLGHRVEEDSYPIDFIHCATTPTDLFKLRNLYNIPNEVLLVVPEKCDVLSRPPKGYVTMHLESFRLGARLPLQHYFAKILGGMHLAPGQLHPNGWRVLSVMFVLWERCGLEEPSLVEVKHLYQLRSSPREAGWYYFMSSSAKRKPITGFSSSCKNWKTKFFFVGGNWCPAVRSLGGDIYLPTHFVTPELWGLIEGIEDRPLLQVETALVNASTCQDLMSPTNLVGLGLVDIAVGMDNKILSAMSRKRGRALSSSSNPPPPLKKTSVGPSKTLVPALPPPPPRKSGGEKTSDKSPEVSIQSGGRSSPLPSRDQGDYLSPY
- the LOC107177553 gene encoding uncharacterized protein LOC107177553, with translation MVKDIESMDLSELAGSVQRVSFRLATLVSCYKNGSTRLERRIQADNQELKKAESADSSKEKLAELNKQITDLEEKIAVAESTTSKLEGELGDLKSDLQVTQSERNTLRTALEGEIKSLSEQLAEQKGKSADVDDRLDAEYDSGVAFSYKCIMSVLKKEYPELDMSKLEAGVQRYMAEVGQADKEQGEQDQVEAPLDGVQEGEVRGCAFEVSQGSVPPPPGIADL